From the genome of Lonchura striata isolate bLonStr1 chromosome 10, bLonStr1.mat, whole genome shotgun sequence:
TAAATAAACCTGACTGCTCCTAGAATTTCTTGTCTGCAGTGCAGGAAGCATAATAGATGTCTTTAGGAGATGAGTGACTAACTCTGTACTTTGAAAATCAGTTTAATCCATTACAtaaatccctgctgctgctgaaaaggAGAAGTCCTCTTAGCTTCTTCCCTGTTCTGCACCCAGCTGTGGAggccttctcttttcctctcagcAGTGCATCTTAGCATGGGGTGTGGTGTGGTATGGATCAGGCTCTGATCCCAGGGAGCACTAGCCTGGCAAGTACCAGCCTTCCTTTCCTAATGATGTGCACGGGATTGAAATTAGTGTGCTTGGTGGGTTGGGAGGGAGGGATACCTTTGCTTCCAGTGGTAGCACATTCCTTGCCAGGTTCAACTGTTTATGGTTGAACTTGTGTTTGAAAAGGGAGGCAAAGTCATAAGCAGGGCAAGATTGGAACATAGAAAAGGAGAACTGTGGAAAAGGAGCAGGGTGGTCCaaagtaatatttaaataaaaatatttaagcatcATTGAATTGAGTGCTGATCAAATGCAGCGATATGAAAATGTCATGCAGAGTTGGTGAAATTAGTTAAGCTTGTGTTTATCAGGAAATGTAATCAGATAACTTTTCCCCAATTTAGAGAGGTTTGTATGATGTAGATTAAACAGATAATTTCATTTGATGGACAACAGCTATTTgcttcttgttttgttttggtccaGGATTGAATACAGTCATAGTAAATGCACATAAAATACCTCTTTAGTGATATTTACTGATGCCACAGCTATGTTTCTGTTATATAGTCTGTTCAGAATAACTAAGGAAGACTGAATTAGCACATACTTCATTTGTTGGAAGGTTAACCAcaaaacaagtgaaaaaaaatccccaaaccctcTTAACTGTGGAATGTCACACTTGACCTGAACTGGTGGCGATTTGGCTGTACTTCTACTTTCATTAATTGCCCTGAATCCTGCAGGTAAATAAGCCTGCAGGCTGGATAATGTCTTCCCTTTTGCATGGTAGATGCAGTTACTGAGAGAGATTTAGTTCTGCTGAGTTACACGGTATCACAGCTTGAAAATACCATACTGCTCTCAAACCTGTCAAATTAGTTTGTATTACGCTCAGGATTTATCACAATCCGTTTTTCTTATGTGAATAGAGTTGAAGTTTGGACATGTAGATGTGTCAAAAACTTTGAACCTATTCTGTTATCCATATGGCTCTGATGTCCTTTTGCCCAGCCAAGAAAAGTGGTTCTTTGTGGTGGTAAACATGGTTGCTTACCCAGAAATTGTCTTCTAAGATTTGCCACCTTAGAGGGTAGCTTCATGGCTTTTGCTATAGAAACAGCAAACATTGTAAATTATGTATATTAGttgtgatttttgtttcttcaggtGTACTACATAGACCAAGTTGGTTATGTGATGCACCTCTTCTCTGCTTGGCCTTGTAGTTCAGATGTGTTTTACATGGTGTGTTTCCTTCCAGTCTCTTTCCCCAGGTGACAGTGTTTTCTGTCATTGTGGATTCCAGAAGGTACAAGGCTTTCATTCATCCTGAAACCCACCATGCGGGTCATGCCAGCTGTGGTGAAACCTTTGCCATGTCATTACTGCAGAATGGCTCATGAGTGGTGTCTGATGACACCACAGCAAGGCAGAACACTAGGAAGGAGCATGGGCACCTGGTGGTATCTCCTGATAGTTAAAAGTGGTGTACATCACAGTAATAGAGTGCTAACTTCTCTAAATTTGGGGTTTCTTAAATCAGTGCTTTGGTGGTTTCTTCCTGTTGCATTCCTCCATAGTTTAGAGGGTACCTTTTAAGTGCTTGTCTGTTCATATTCAAGTCTTAGGGCACGTTCAACACAACTGAATTAGGAAAACCATGCTggtgtgttttgggtttttttgtaatttcttgTAGTGTGCCATTTCTATTCAGTGTAATAGGTTAACTTCCAAGAAAGGTACTGGTGGAGACAGATTTTACTGAACATTGATAAAAATGTTCTGTGGCTGTGTGTAATAAGCACACAGTATATATGTATTTGTTAATCAAGAGATAGACTGTTAAGGTATGCTAGAAAATTAAGCAACCTCAAAGGAATCCCATCAACTGGGAAAATGGAAGGGGTGGTGGTGGAGAGAAGAAGGTGCCACTttgtagagattttttttctttaggttgTTAAAAGAActggttttaattaaaagatcAAATGCAACATTTGATGGGAAATATACTTGCATTACTACAACAGATGTGTAATAAAACACCAAGAGAAAAAGATGGTTTGTGAAATTGTGTGTGCAAATACATGTGAGTGTATGTGTACAGATGGAAAGCTAGATATGGGTTATGTATCATTTCAGATCATCCAACTTTTTCCCTGCATTAGTCCAGCAAGGCCTCTTGGtcacagaaatacattttgtattgtttttcctttcccctcaaATGTTAGAAATATATGGGTTATTGTGTTGATGGTTATTTGCAGCTTTCTCTTCTAAGTTTTATTGAAAAGCCTTTTAAAATCTAAGTTGTTTTGTattaattaaacatttatttttttatatacagAGTTTTCCATCTGACGAGGGTTGGCCATTTGCAAAGTACTTGGGAGCATGTGGGAGAATGGTGGCTGTCAACTATGTGGGAGAAGAGCTGTGGAGTTACTTCAATGCACCATGGGAGAAACGAGTGGATCTGGCCTGGCAATTAATGGAAATAGCTGAGCAGCTGACAAATAATGACTTTGAATTTGCACTCTACCTCCTTGATGTCAGCTTCGACAACTTTGCAGTGGGACCAAGAGATGGGAAAGTTATCATTGTAGATGCAGAAAACGTTCTGGTAGCAGACAAAAGGTTAATCAGACAGAGTAAGTGTCTTCTTTCACTCACCTCATGTGTCACTTCTTTCTCTGCAATATTTAAAGTATGTGTGGTCGCTAAATACATTTCATGAACTGTTGAGCATACCTGGATGCTTTTGAGTACTGTAAACGTGCataaaggcagaggtgggggtGGGAGGAGAGGGTGTTGTCACTGGGTGTGTTTGGACAGGTGGAGGGACAGATAGACAGAAAAGCAGCCTGGCTGTCTTGTTCACCTCAGCTAAgagaaaaaagttttcttttgtcttttccaaGCACCTGTGTCACAATGGAAGTCTTGGAATTCTACTTTCTGTGAATGACAAACAGCATTAGTGCCTGCTTTGCCTTAGTCCCATAGCCTGACTTTGCTTCCCATTGGTTCTCTGTAATGATGGAACTGAAGGAATGGGTAATTCTAGTGCTGtttccaaattaattttctttctgtcaaTTGTAAAAGCTTaaagcagtggcagcaggagaGGTGTTTGACAAAGTGGCATCACATAGGTTTATATTCTTTTTGAGCTTATAAACTTACAAGACCTAAAGACTGGAGACATGGAACATGAAACTGGATTCTGCAGAAGTTCATGGCAACAGGCCAAGTGATTCCAGTTTGCTTCGGGTGAATGGATTATTTTAAGCTTTGCAAATAGGCTTCATATGTTTTGCTGTGGAATTAACTTTTAGATTGGGTTTTTCTATCCACACACTTTTCTACAAGGAAGTGTATTTTGGggttgtgtggttttttttattagattTATTTTATGTTCTCAAGCAGCTTTGATTAAAACTGTGTGAGCCTACCAAGGAAACCTTTTAATATATTGAATATCCAGTACATTTAATGTAGAaccctttccttcttttcctttctcttccattcctttccttccctcttaAAATAATATTACTGAAGGCTTTCATTTTTGGAGCCTGTCTGAATGGCTCAGGCAGAAAGATGTCCAGATGAGCTCTGAAAATGCTGATACGTACGTGCAATAGGAGCGAGTAGCTCCTTGCAGAGGCTGAATGCTGCAAGTGTCACATCTGTTGTCCAAGTCAGGGTTTTGGTGTGATTTATGATCTAACAATCaagaacacagaaaacaaaagaggaCATGAGAAAATTCTTTGTATAAACCTGTGTCATGCTTGATGTTTAATACGGGTTTCATGCATCTTTGGGAAGGTTCCATGAGACAGTCTCTGTCCAGATTGATCAATATGCCTGTTCAGATACTTCGATATGTACCTTCTGTCCAGTTGCACTGTACAATAATACCTAATTGTGCTCTGTTTGGGATGTCATATTTGAGTTTTCTGAAgcccttttttcccattctcctttgctggctttttttcccACATTGACTTTGCTTTTAATTCTGCAGATCTTACATCATGTTTTTTATAGTTTCAGCTGTCATCCTTCAGTactctttcttttcctaaacTAACTCTCAGTGTGCTGTGAATAAGAAGACAATAGTCAGCTCTGCCAAGCAtagattaatttttctttgtacCACACACTACTAAGAGACATCTGCAAAACTCTGGGACTCCATGATAAGGACCTGTTCTTGAAGCTGGCAGTAGTCTGGAGGCATAAGATGAAAGTTTTCTAAAAAAGTAGTAAGAACTCGGAGAGCTCACACTTAGTAACCTTTTAAGTGTTATTAGTGCATGAGGTATTTTATGTAAATCAGGTTTTGAGTTAAAGCTGTGACAAGGAGAAGGGTATAAATGTGTATAAATGCTGTTTGCCTTGTTGAATTTACTTTTTTCAAAGATTATAAGTAATACATctgcttttttatattttctggtTACTGCTGTGTCAAAAGTAAGCTGGCAGATAAAGTTTCAAAAGTTCATAGCAATTACTTTGCAATGTTGTTTTAGTCTTTGGTAGACCACTTGCTAGCAGTAGTTTCCAGGGCAACTGGAGAATCCAAATCTATGTTGCTAAAATAAATCATGttgcttgtttgcttttctctcaGCTTTGGCTCTGGATTGTTCTCTTGTACTTACTCATGCTACATTTTTTCCTCTGGGTATGTGTGAATGTAGGTTTCATGTCTTTACTGTGCTGATTTTTTCCCTGCCCTCTCTTTGCTATCTATTTTgccctctttctttcttccccttattttttgttttgccagGACCATTTCAGCTGAACGATGTATCAGGCTGTCAGAGGAAGTCTTAGGCtccagcatttctgggtttatCTAAACAAAACTGGTTTTTAGTTTAAATATTACCAGTTTGCTGTGTTTTGAGCTGCTGATTGTATTCAGACACACATAGGCTCTTTGCTCCCCTCTCTCACTTGTTTTACTGTCTCCTTGCATTTCACAGATAAACCTGAGAACTGGGACGTGTGGTACGAAAGCAAGTTTGATGACTGTGATAAAGAAGCTTGTCTGTCCTTCTCTAAAGAGATTCTTTGTGCTCGTGTCACTGTGGACCACAACTATTATGCCATTTGTCAGAACCTTTTGTCCAGACATGCCACGTGGCGGGGCACCTCGGGGGGGCTCCTGCACGACCCCCCAGCTGAGATTGCCAAAGAGGGGCGCCTGGAGGCCCTGCTGGATGAGTGTGCCAACCCAAAGAAGAGATACGGCCGATTCCAGGCTGCCAAGGAACTCCGGGAATACCTTGCACAACTCAGTAACAATGTGAGGTAGTCCACAGTGAAATTCTTCTGCAGCACTAGCTAATACACTATTGCAAAGACATGTAGAAAACAGAAGCTTTGGACTCTTCTGttaaaaagagagaataaaaaaCCCTAGTTTATCAGTTTTCTAGATACtgtaaaaatagaattttatgGTGTTATAATGTTCCTTTGCAAACAAACAAGGTACTTACTAAATTAAAACTTGAGCTACTATTGACTGTTCTCCCTAACTGTTTAAAAGGGAGTGGGTCACAAAAGACTGTGATAGCTTAATTGACAGCTTGTGTGTCAAAGGGTACTTTACCTGAAATTGCATTAGTGTCACAGTTTTGTGAAACTGATGTTCTTACTTGGAAAGTCAAGTTAGACTGGTGGCCTGTTTTAAAGGCCTTTTTCATGACATCATTGTctcatttttgtgtttgtttaaaCACCTTGAAGTGGCATATACATCCAGGTAAACCTAGCTGTCTGCATTGTTTCAAACTGAACGGGCTTTCATCTTAATGCTGTGCAGAACATTCTTACTGTGAGTGCAGGATTCCTGAGTTTACTGTCTAATTTTAGGGGGTTTTACACTGTATTTTACTATGCTTAGAcattgtggtttgtttttttaagatcATCATAAGCCCAAATCTCACTTGAACTAACATTCATTTAATGTCTTCTGTGGTTATGCCATTGGAAATATCACTTAATGTAACTATTGTACAAAATTTACCCTTCGTGCCAGTATATGCACATGGCTGTTTAACAGGAAATCATGGTATGAGTAAACTCTTACTTTTAACAGAGAGAATTTGAAAATTGGAAAGACACAATAAAAAGATCTGTGTTAATTTAAATTGGGGATAGAAGAttgactaaaaataaaaaaatcactaatCTGGTGTAGTTTAAGTATAAGCCAAAGAAAATGGTTTATTTACTAGTTTTTGAACATGCAGTAAACAAAGAATGCTATACTGTTGTGAAactaataattttcaaaattcagattttgatGGTCCTTGGTTGCTTTCTGAAGAACTTTTGAAACTGTGTACTTATGCTAGAGAAAACTCTAATTTGAATAATATCAAGTTGGCAGTTTGTTTTACATTCTTCCTAAGAGTGTTGAATGGAATTTTCTGAATATTCATGTTTTAGTTTACCAGTAAGTTGTACTCACTCTAGGTACCTTTTCTTGAATGAAGTTTAACTATTCCCAGTACAGGTTTGTGTAAATATGGAATTGTTCTCATAAATCACAGTTTTTATAAAAGCCTCAGTTACTGCTACAAAAACTCACTTGAAAGCTTGCTCCtcaatttttggttttgctttttgtttttacaaCTACTATGCTTAATTTCCCTGAAATCTTGTTCATACAAAGATGCTCTTAGGAAATGTGTGCATATTACTTCTGGTA
Proteins encoded in this window:
- the DIPK2A gene encoding divergent protein kinase domain 2A isoform X2, encoding MVAVNYVGEELWSYFNAPWEKRVDLAWQLMEIAEQLTNNDFEFALYLLDVSFDNFAVGPRDGKVIIVDAENVLVADKRLIRQNKPENWDVWYESKFDDCDKEACLSFSKEILCARVTVDHNYYAICQNLLSRHATWRGTSGGLLHDPPAEIAKEGRLEALLDECANPKKRYGRFQAAKELREYLAQLSNNVR